GGCGGGCCGACGGGTTCACCACCACGGGCCCGGCGTCGGCCATCGAACCGGACAGGGCGACGAGGGCTCGCTCGGTGAGCCCCTCGGCGATCTGGCGGGCCTCCGCGAAGCGGTGGAGCACGGCGGCGCCCACCTCGTCGGCCGAGCAGGCGCAGATCGAGTCGTGCGCCGAGTTGCGGATCACCTCCTTCCAGGCCAGCGCCAGCAGGGAAGCCGGCCACGCCGCCGGCGGGACCCACAGGGCCGAGAGCGGCTCGGCCAGGCGCTCCAGCGCCCGCTCCGTGCGGGCGGCCGCCTGCTTCACGTCGACCCGGTTCGACGCCACGCCCATCAACAGGTTGGCCCGTGCGCCCGAGCGGAGCTCTCCGGACCATGCCGCCAGCCCTTCGCCTGGCGCGGCGGCCAGGTACTCGGCCAGCGAGGTGACCTCGAGCCGGTAGTCGTCCTGGATGCCGTTGGCCTCGGCGACCACACGGCCGAGCCAGGGCTGGGGCACCTGGTGGTCGGTGCCGTTCATGAGCAGCATCCCGTCCAGCAGGAACGTCCCCACCGCCGCCTCGTGGGTGGCGATGCGGGCGAGCAGAGCCTTCGCGTCGTCGGGGATGGCGGCGCCGTTGCCGTAGCCGTGCAGCAGGTACTCGGCCCGCACCGTCGAGCCGTCGGGCGCCGACCACCGGAAGGCCGACCGGTCGACGGCCGCCGGGACGCCCCGCCACACCACGGCGTGGTCGAAGCCGGCGTGGCGGAGGATCTGCGGCATCTGGGCGATGTGGCCGAACATGTCGGGCAGGTAGCCGACGTCAGCGGCGCCGCCGAACGCGGCCGCCCGCTCCATGCCGAGCTGGAGGTTGCGCACGATGGTCTCGCCCGAGACCCCGAACTCGTCCATGAGGACGTACCAGGGGCCCATGGCCATGCGCCCGCTGGCACCGAGGCGCCGCAGGCTCGCCTCGGCGGCGGGACGGACCTCGAGGTAGTCGTCGACCACGGCCATCTGGCCGTCCAGCAGGAAGCGTGCGTACCCGAGGTCGGTATCCAGCAGCGGCAGGAACTCGTCGAGGAGGTCGACCAGGCGGAGGCGGAACGTCTGGAACGGCGCGTACCACTCCCGGTCCCAGTGGGTGTGCGGCACGATGGCGACCCGCCGCGGTGCCGTGCGTGGCGTGGGGGTGTCCCCCTCGGTCATGGCAGCACCGCCATGCGACGACGGTACAGCGGTCGACCGGGCCGGGGCCTTCGATCCCGGCTCCCGGGCCCGACGCCTACTGTCGCCGCCGAGACCCCCGTTCCCGCCTGCGGAGGAGTGGTGATGACCGATCCGTTCGACGGCGCTGCGCACGTCCAGGTGACCACGGCGGCGGCGAGCGTCCAGGAGGCGGACGCCGTGGCTGCCGCCGTGCTCGACGCCCGCCTGGCCGCCTGCGTCCAGGTCGTCGGGCCGGTCCGCAGCCGCTTCCGGTGGCGGGGACGGGTGGAGTCGGCCGAGGAGTGGCTGTGCGTGATCAAGACCACGGGGGCCGCGGCCGGCGCCGTCACCGACGAGATCGCCCGGATCCACAGCTACGACACCCCGGAGATCACGGTGACCCCCATCGTGGGCGGTCTCCCGTCGTACCTGGCGTGGATCGACGCCGAGGTGGACCCGGGCGGCGGAGCCGGCGGGCCGGGCGGCGAAGCCGGCGGGCAGCCCGGCCCATAGGCCCGGTACCGGCCGTACGCTTGGCCGATGACCGTCACCGACCTGAAGTTGACCGAGTGGACGTCGTGCGGTGGGTGCGCGGCGAAGTGGGGAGCGGCCCCACTCAACGCGCTGATCCGGGAGCTGGCCGCCAGCTCCGCCGATCTTCTCGTCGGGCTGGCACCGTTCGACGACGCCGCCGTCTACCGGCTCACCGACGACCTGGCCCTTGTCTCGACGACCGACTTCTTCCCTCCACTGGTCGACGATCCCGCCGACTTCGGCGCCATCGCCGCCGCCAACGCGTGCAGCGACGTCTTCGCCATGGGCGCCCGCGTCGTGCTGGCCCTCAACATCTCCGCCTTCCCCGAGCGACTCCCGGTCGAGGCAGTGGCCGCTGTGCTCGGAGCGGCCGGTGCGGTGGTGGCGGAGGCGGGAGGCGTGGTTGCGGGCGGCCACACGATCCGTTCCGACGAGCCGATCTTCGGGTTGGCCGTGCAGGGTCTCGTCCATCCCGACAAGGTGTGGACGAAGGCCGGCGCCCGTCCCGGCGACGCCATCGTGCTCTCGAAGCCCCTCGGTACCGGCATCCTGCTGGCCGGCGGGCGGCCGGAGGAGAAGGCGTCGGCCACCGCCCGCATGCGCACGCTCAACCGGGCCGCGGCCGAAGCGCTGTCGGCGCTGGGAGACGGCGCCCCCCACGCCGTCACGGACGTCACCGGCTTCGGGTTGTTCGGCCACGGCTGGGAGATGGCGGAGCGATCCGGTGTGACGCTGCGCTTCCGCGCCTCCGACCTCCCGCTGTACGACGGCGCGCTGGCTGCGGCGGAGGCCGGCGTGCGCACCGGTGGCGATCCGAGGAACCGGGCCCATCTCGACGGACGCGTGACGTCCGCCGCCTCGCCTGCGATCGACGCCCTCGGCTACGACCCGCAGACCTCGGGCGGGCTGCTGGCGTCGGTATCCTCCGCCGATGCGGCCCGGCTGGCCGATGCCGGCTTCGTCACGATCGGCGAGGTCGTCGACGGGCCGGCCGGCGTCGACGTCGTCTGATCCCGGCCGGCCGGCCACGGCCCGACCGGGCAGCCGGCGGTAACGTCCCGACGATGGCGACCTCGCGCCAGCAGCTCCGGCCCTCGCTGCGCCCCAAGGCGCCGACGCTGGCCCTCGAGCGCGCTCTGTGGAGCAGCGGGCACGAGGTGGTCGTCGGCGTCGACGAGGTCGGTCGCGGCGCGTGGGCCGGACCCATCAGCGTGGGCGCCGCCGTGCTCCCGGTCGACAAGCGGGTCTACAAGGTGCGCGACTCGAAGATGCTCACCGAAGCCGAGCGGGAGCGGCTGTTCGACCGGGTCGCCTCGTGGTGCCGGGCCTGGGCCGTCGGGCACGCCACCCAGGTCGAGTGCGACACCCTGGGCATGTCGGAGGCCCAGCGCCTGGCCGCCCGCCGGGCGGTGAGCGGCCTCGGCCTCGAGCCGGACCACGTGCTCATCGACGGCCGGTGGGACTTCGTGGGCAAGGGGCCGTCGGCCACGACCCGGATCGTCAAGGGTGACGCCACCTGCCTGTCGATCGCCGCCGCGTCAGTCCTGGCCAAGGTGACGCGCGATCGCATGATGCGCAGTGAGGCTCCGCACTACCCGGGATACGACTTCGAGCTCAACAAGGGGTACCCGTGCCCGCGCCACAAGGCGGCGTTGAAGGCGTGGGGCCCCACGTCGATCCATCGCCGCACCTGGGTCTTCATGGACAACCTGCCCTGGGGCGTCCGGCCCCCTGCCGACCCCACCCAGCCGATGCTCGAGGACGCCCCGACCACGTGACGGCGGCACGGGCGGCGAGCCGGATCCTGCTGGTGACCACCATGGCCGTGTTGGCCACCGCAGGGTGCGCGCAGCCGGAGGGTCCGAAGCTGGGCGACCCGTCGTCGGAGGCGGCCGGCAATCTCACCGGACCGGCGGTCGGCACGAAGCTCGACACCGTGACCGAGGGCAAGCTCACCGCCTGCACCGCCGTCCCGGATGCGCCGTTCGCTCTCGAGGCCGACGGTGAGCTCGACGGCATCGACATCGAGCTGGTGCGGGCGGTCGCCGGCCGCCTCGGCCTCTCCCCGACGTTCGTGACGACCGACGCCGGTGCCGTCTTCGACGGTCTGGCGGCCAAGAAGTGCGACATCGTGGCGTCCTCGGTGACGATCACCGAGGAGCGCCGCACGACCCACGACGTCTCCGTCGCCTACTTCCGCGTCGACCAGTCACTGCTGGTCCGCTCGGCCGACCGGTCGAGGTACCCCGACCTGGCGTCGTTGGCGGGTCGCACCGTCGGCGTCCTCGGGTCCAGCCGAGGAGCGGGCTACGCGAAGGCGAATGCCAAGGGCGCCACCGTCACGGAGTTCCCGGGGACCGACGAGCTGCTGAACGCCCTGGCGTCGGGGCGGGTCGACGCCGCCCTCCAGGATCACCCGGTCAATGCCTACGACGCCACGAGGACCGGAGAGACGGTCGTGGTCGAGACGTTCAGGGATTCCGGCGACGAGGAGTACGGGTTCGCGATGGGAAAGGGCCGTTCCGAGCTCAAGGCGGCCATCGACGGTGCGCTGGCCCAGGTGAGCTCCGACGACACCTACCCGACCATCCTGAGACGATTCCTCGGCGACACGGCCGGCCAGCTCTGACTCCGGGCCCGGCGCCGGGCCGAGGACGGTTGCACGCCCACCCCCACCATCCGCTCGGCCACCGGCTCCCGTTGCTACCGTCCCCCCGAGGATCGCAGCAGGAGCTATTGGACGGCGGTCTTCCACCAACAAGCAAAGGGACGATTGCGATGGCGAAGAAGTCGCCGCCTCCGAAGGGAGCGGCACGTACCCGTTCGGGCATGACCGACGCGCACAAGGCGGCGCTGGCCGAGGGGAGGGACCAGGGACGGGCGGTGCGCCGCTACCTCGAGGCCCTCGAGCAGCACCGCCCCAAGCGCGGCCGCAAGCGCACGAAGGAGTCGGTGGAGCGGCGGCTGGCCGCCATCGAGGGCGGCCTCGCCACGGCCGACCCATTGGCGCGCCTGCTGATGATCCAGGAGCGGCTCGACCTTCAGGCCGAGCTGGCCGGCATGGACGGCGAGGGCGTGGACCTCGGCAAGCTCGAGGACGAGTTCGTCGCCTCGGCCGCCGCCTACGGGAGTCGGCGGGGGATCACCTACTCGGCGTGGAGGGCGTCCGGCGTGACGCCGGCCGTCCTGCGCCGGGCCGGCATCACCCGGTCGACCTAGCCGTCCGCCGTTCCCTTGACGTCCGCCGGTCACCCGCCGTACGCGATGAGGTCTCCCGGCTGGCACTCCAGCGCCTCGCACAGTGCTGCGAGGGTCGAGAAGCGGATGGCGCGCGCCCGGCCGTTCTTCAGCACGGACAGGTTCACCACGGTCACGTCGACCCGCTGGCCCAGCTCGGTCAGCGTCATGCCGCGCGCCTCGAGCAGCTCGTCGAGGTGGACGGTGATGCCGTGCTCGGTGGTGAATCCCACCTATACGGTGCCCTCGATGTCGTCGCGCATGCGCGATCCGCGGGCGAAGACCTCGGCGAGCACGAAGACCCCGAGCCCGGCCAGAGGCCCCGACCACGACAGCGCCAGCGGCGAACTGAGGTCGCGGGCCGACGAGGTCGATGCCGCCAACGCCGACGACAGCGCGCTGGTGACGATGGTCACGACCGGCGCTCCGACGGCAAGGAGCAGCCCCATGGTCCGCAACCGGCGGACGTTGGTGGTGGTGAACGGATCACCGTCGCGCACCGAACGTAGGAGTCCCCGCAACAGCCACAGTCCGCCCAGCACCAACGCGATCGGCCCGAGGTCCCGGGCGAGGGCCAGCGCGAGCTGATTGGTGCTGGCGTCGTCGATCCGCAGCGTCACCGGCACGGTGACCGGCACGCGTACCTCCGGAGGGAGGGCCCGGATGCGGTCGACGGGCGCCGTCTGATGGACGACGACCCGGTGGTCCCTGTGGAGGGCACCGTCGATCGAGACGCCCACCAGAGCGATCAAGAAGGCGACGACGAGGGCCAGAAGGAGCGTCACGAGTCGCGCTGCGATCACGGGTGCACGAGCTGGTTGCTTCGGACATCTGCCTTCGCCTCTCCATCGACTTTCGTTACTATCGAAGAACGATACCATCGAAAATCGATATGTCAAGAGGCGAGCTACGACATCTCCTGCCCGATCTCCTCGCCCACGTCGGACGCCCCGTCGTCCATCAGCCCGACTTCGAGCTCCTCGCGGCTCGTGACCGGATCGTCCTCCTCCTCGGCCGCCTCCTCCTCGACTTCGTGCTGTGTCCTCGCTTCGGGATCGGGCTCGTTCATGGCACAGTTCTACCCATGAGCGGGCCCGCCATCGCCATCGCCCTGTTCCCGGGGGTGGAGGAGCTCGACTGGGTCGGCCCGTGGGAGGTCCTCTCGAGCTGGGCCCGCAAGTGGCCCGACGACGGCGCCACCGTGTTCACGGTCGCCGACGCCACCGGCGTCATCCGGTGCGCGCAGGGTGCCGGCGTGGTGGCGGACCACACTTGGGAGACGGCTCCTGCGTACGACGTCCTCTTGTACCCGGGCGGCCCGGGCCTGCGGCCGCTCCTCGACAACGACGTGGTCCGCACGCGCGTCCGGACGGCGGCCGAAGCAGGCACGGTGCTGGCCAGCGTCTGCACCGGCGCGCTCGTGCTGGCCGACGCCGGCGTCCTCGACGGCAAGCCGGCCACCACGTACTGGTCGTCGTTCGATCACCTGATGGCGC
The sequence above is drawn from the Acidimicrobiales bacterium genome and encodes:
- the cutA gene encoding divalent-cation tolerance protein CutA yields the protein MTDPFDGAAHVQVTTAAASVQEADAVAAAVLDARLAACVQVVGPVRSRFRWRGRVESAEEWLCVIKTTGAAAGAVTDEIARIHSYDTPEITVTPIVGGLPSYLAWIDAEVDPGGGAGGPGGEAGGQPGP
- the selD gene encoding selenide, water dikinase SelD, which codes for MTVTDLKLTEWTSCGGCAAKWGAAPLNALIRELAASSADLLVGLAPFDDAAVYRLTDDLALVSTTDFFPPLVDDPADFGAIAAANACSDVFAMGARVVLALNISAFPERLPVEAVAAVLGAAGAVVAEAGGVVAGGHTIRSDEPIFGLAVQGLVHPDKVWTKAGARPGDAIVLSKPLGTGILLAGGRPEEKASATARMRTLNRAAAEALSALGDGAPHAVTDVTGFGLFGHGWEMAERSGVTLRFRASDLPLYDGALAAAEAGVRTGGDPRNRAHLDGRVTSAASPAIDALGYDPQTSGGLLASVSSADAARLADAGFVTIGEVVDGPAGVDVV
- a CDS encoding ribonuclease HII; its protein translation is MATSRQQLRPSLRPKAPTLALERALWSSGHEVVVGVDEVGRGAWAGPISVGAAVLPVDKRVYKVRDSKMLTEAERERLFDRVASWCRAWAVGHATQVECDTLGMSEAQRLAARRAVSGLGLEPDHVLIDGRWDFVGKGPSATTRIVKGDATCLSIAAASVLAKVTRDRMMRSEAPHYPGYDFELNKGYPCPRHKAALKAWGPTSIHRRTWVFMDNLPWGVRPPADPTQPMLEDAPTT
- a CDS encoding DUF2975 domain-containing protein, whose amino-acid sequence is MTLLLALVVAFLIALVGVSIDGALHRDHRVVVHQTAPVDRIRALPPEVRVPVTVPVTLRIDDASTNQLALALARDLGPIALVLGGLWLLRGLLRSVRDGDPFTTTNVRRLRTMGLLLAVGAPVVTIVTSALSSALAASTSSARDLSSPLALSWSGPLAGLGVFVLAEVFARGSRMRDDIEGTV
- a CDS encoding helix-turn-helix transcriptional regulator gives rise to the protein MGFTTEHGITVHLDELLEARGMTLTELGQRVDVTVVNLSVLKNGRARAIRFSTLAALCEALECQPGDLIAYGG
- a CDS encoding ABC transporter substrate-binding protein, translated to MTAARAASRILLVTTMAVLATAGCAQPEGPKLGDPSSEAAGNLTGPAVGTKLDTVTEGKLTACTAVPDAPFALEADGELDGIDIELVRAVAGRLGLSPTFVTTDAGAVFDGLAAKKCDIVASSVTITEERRTTHDVSVAYFRVDQSLLVRSADRSRYPDLASLAGRTVGVLGSSRGAGYAKANAKGATVTEFPGTDELLNALASGRVDAALQDHPVNAYDATRTGETVVVETFRDSGDEEYGFAMGKGRSELKAAIDGALAQVSSDDTYPTILRRFLGDTAGQL
- a CDS encoding DJ-1/PfpI family protein, whose amino-acid sequence is MSGPAIAIALFPGVEELDWVGPWEVLSSWARKWPDDGATVFTVADATGVIRCAQGAGVVADHTWETAPAYDVLLYPGGPGLRPLLDNDVVRTRVRTAAEAGTVLASVCTGALVLADAGVLDGKPATTYWSSFDHLMALGTDIEPRPGDRYVDAGAVVTAAGVSAGIDMALHLVRRFGSEERARDVRRFIQYDPQPPV